The DNA segment CCGCGCACATTGACCGCCGACGTGCGGCGTGATGATCACGTTGGGCAGCTCCCAGAGCTCGCTGCTCGCCGGTAACGGCTCCTGTTCGGTGACGTCCATCGCCGCCGCCGCGAGTTGGTCCGACTTGAGCGCCGCCACCAGGTCGCGTTCCACGACGAGCGGCCCACGAGCGACGTTGATTAGCATCGCGTGCGGGCGCAAATGCGCAAGCGCCGCGGCGTTGAACATGCCGCGCGTGTATTGATTGAGCGGAGCGCAAAGAAACAAGTAGTCCACCTGCTGGAGCAGCTCCGGCAATCGCTCGGGCGACCACAGCGCTTCGACATGGGCGGGCTTGTCGATGGGAAACCAGTCGGTAGCCAGAATCCGCGTTTTGAAGGCGCTGAGGACCGAAGACAACCGGCGGCCGACGCCCCCCAAGCCCACGATGCCGACCGTCGCGTGGTGCAGATCGCGCGTCGGG comes from the Planctomycetia bacterium genome and includes:
- a CDS encoding NAD(P)-dependent oxidoreductase, encoding MRLVLCYPVEARHVRQIHAAAPDWEVVDAGQERVAAELLEADIFCGHAKVPVPWPEVVQRGRLRWIQSSAAGLDHCLTPEVIASPIPVTSASGVLADQVTEHAIALVTALSRSLPVFFRAQAKKEFIRRPTRDLHHATVGIVGLGGVGRRLSSVLSAFKTRILATDWFPIDKPAHVEALWSPERLPELLQQVDYLFLCAPLNQYTRGMFNAAALAHLRPHAMLINVARGPLVVERDLVAALKSDQLAAAAMDVTEQEPLPASSELWELPNVIITPHVGGQCAR